From Phycisphaerae bacterium:
GACTACATATTCAAACCGGCGAAATCTCTGCACTTTCAGAACGACGCTGGCACCCGAAGACGTCTCCGATGGCGACCTGATGACCGCCGATGCGATCGCCGCGAAGACTAGCGGCCATGCCCGTGGCGAGGTGCCCATAGGCTGCACCCACCTGACCATGTTCATCGACGTGCAGGCCAAGGCGTTGTTCTGGCTCGTGGTCGCATGGGAGGCCGACTTCACCGGCTACGTGATCGACTACGGCACCGAGCCGGTGCCAGAAGTGTCAGCCAGCCACCGGCAGATCGTACCTGCATCCGCGACAAGAGAGACGCAACGTTCAGAAAGAAATCGAGTCTGACCGCCGAGTACCAAGCCACAGAGGGCTCTTGGGCGCGGGACGACCGGTCGGCGTGAACCGGTTGATGTCCATTACTTGCCAGTAGCCCAAGCGATCAACATGTCCGTCGAGGAAGCCGGCGTTCATGCGTGATCGGGGTGTGTAGTGGCTGTCTATCCATGAGGCGGGAAGGTTGCCTCCAGTCTGGGGTGGCCTGCCCCCAAGCGTCCCCGCGGTCCAGTTGGCCCCAGCCACGGCCGGCTTCTCGGTTCTCTCACCGTGACGAAAGCGCAGGGCCCAGCCAAGGTGGTCGGAGGGATAGCTGTGGAGGTTTTCAGGGAAGATACCCGGTTTGCCGGCCTCGGCGACCAGGATAGGCGTGCCCTTGACGTTCTTCAGCCCGGCACTGGCGTTGGCACCGTAGCTCATCCACAGAATCGGGACGGTGACGTGGACACCGCCGCCGACGTCTTGGGCGATCAGCTCGCCTTTGTAGGTGTAAACGTCGTGTCGCCAAGTCGCTTTGCCTTTGCAGATTGTCGCGTCGGCAAAATGCTGTCCCTTCGTCGCGTTGTGCTTGACCAGAAGGTCCCCGTTCGGGTCATCATAGGCGTCGCCGCCGAATTCATCCTCATCCACCTGGTCCTGGATGTCCGTCACCCATCCGCTACCGTCGCGAAGCACCCGATTGAAGATGCCGTCGCCAGTGGTCGTACCGCGATACCTGCCCCCGGAGTAAAGCCTGTCCAACACGCCGGGAACCGGGAAGGGGTTTTCGTCCGATGGGCAGGTGAACACGTCTGTCTGCCCCTTGAGCTGTTTTTGTGAGTACACCGCCCAGCCGAAGTTGGTGCTCCAGACCTCCCTGCGCATCTGGGTCTCGGCCATCTGCAGAATCACCCCGCTAACAGCCTGTTTCATGTTGCTCGCGCACAGGGCGCTACGAGCCTCGTTCCTCGCGTGGGAAAGCGCGGGCAGCAGAATGGCCACCAGCAGGGCGATGATCGCCACCACCACCAAGACCTCAATCAGTGTGAATCCGCGAGTCTTCAGCATGCCATTCATTACACGGCCCCCTGACACATGGCTTCTCGCTTCGGATTCCCTGAAGGCCTTTAAGAAGGGCGATCCGCGCGCACGAACGCACTCCGCTGCGGTCGCTGATGGCATGGCGCCACATGCTTCCCGCTTACCTGCGGCGTCGGGGCCGCATCATTAGAAACACGCCGCCGAGCATGAGCCCGATCGTCGTCGGCTCAGGGATGATCTCGAAATAGGCGTTGTCCGCCTTTGCGTTTGCCCCTTGATTATAGTTTTTGAACGAAGGACACATGGTTGCCGCGGTGAACAGGGCCTCCGGCGGCCTGTGGGTCCAATCCCCTGACGACGCGGAACTATCAGCGATCGTCCCGGTGACAATCATGTTGCCCTGAGCGCCGCTGGCATCCAACTCCCACACCGTGGCGTCGATTCGGGCCGAAGTATTCGTCAGCTTGGTGTACTTGACCTGGAACCGGTACCAGGCATTCGCCTGAACCGGCGTCGTGTAGCTGATGATCGTATCGGTCCTTGTCTTGCTACCATCCTTGAAGTATCCCTCAATATCGAACCCGCCGGTGCCATTCTGGGACAACTGGACGGAGAAGATGCTCGATGTGCTCGACGAAGCCGGGTCGATCGTCCAGCCAATGCGATCATCCTTGAAAGGAAAAGCTGCATCCATGATGTCAGGCGTCTGGAAGTCCATTCCGATGATCACGCCGGTCACGCTCGGGTCGGTCCAAGTGAAGGGATGGGCCGACCAGTTGAAGCAGTTCTTGGCTTCAGACAAGCCCACAGACCCAGCCAAGCCTTGCCCGGCCTGAATCGTCGGGCTGTTGGTGGCCCCGTCGCCATACCAATCGGGTGCGTACGCCGCAATGTTGTCACCATCCGTGTAGCCGGACTCGAAGTCTTCGATGAAGATCGCGGCGCCGGCGACCCCGGCCCCGGTGACGCCGATCACGACGGTCACAACCAGCCATTTGAGAATAGTCATTTTCACACCTCCTCTAATAGGAATTTGCAAGAGAACGGCACAACCACGATAAACGATTGAATGCAGCTTTCTATAGGCTGCGCTTCTTCGCTCAATACGGAACGCAGTTCTCCGGAGGACGATCGACGTCGAAAGCCACGCCGGGACCTGTTGCGCACGCCTCAAACGCCCAAAGGTCATCGCTGTCGATGACGTCCTGATTGCCCGCCCGGTCCAAGCAATGGCAATTGTCCCAGTCAAACGGACTCGACATGTAACACCGCTGAAAAGCAGCGAAGTCCGTCTGATCCACATCTCCGTCGCCGTCTATATCGGCGAAGGGCACGTTGCATACCTGGCCCGGACCAAATACCGGGACCAAGCTTTTTCCCAGCACGGCGACTTCCTCTCCGGGCGCAAATGCCCCGGCATTGGTGCCGCTCACCCAGTCGAAAGCAATGTCAATAGTCTGGTCGCCACTGCTGTCACCGAACCAGAAACCCCTGTCGCCCGAGGCGCCCGTTCCCTTGGCCATGGCGTTGATGATCTCGATAACCGGCGTCGGGTTCTCGTTCAAATAGAGGCGCACGATGCGCCCACAATCCCACGCGGCGTCCTCTTCAGAGCCCTTCGAGGTCAGGCGCAGGGTCACGAAGCCGTCCGTGCCCATCCCGGTTTGAACCATAACGCCCCGCTTCGTTTCGGCTGCGACTCCATCGAGGCCGCCCCAGTGAAAATCAGCCGCAGAGGCATCCGTTTCCGCGATGCGGAGCATGGCCCGCCTGGTGCTGCCGGCGGGGCCCCAGGAGCGGAGTTTCAGCCGGGCAAGAATGGTCGAACCCACACTGCCGCGTTCCCGCACGCGCTCCCAGTTGCTCGACTCGGGGTTGAAGAACTTCGCCCGATACCAAGTCTTGATGTCGTTCCCGGGGTCGATCAGCCGCCAGACATAGTGATTGTCGGCATCCGGGTCCGGCTCAACAGCGCCGTTGAACTCTCCGTCGTCCACGTCGAACCGCAGGCCGGGGCCGGCGGAATCATCGTTCGTCGGAAGCGTGCTCCCGTCGTACATGAACACCTGCGTGTCGCCGACGCCGAGATAACGGAGCTTCACGTCGCGCGTCACGACCTGTGGTGAAGAGTTGTCCGTGAAGGTCAGCGTGCATTCATAGTCTTCATCGGTGTCGTGGCCGGCCAGGGCGGCGACGTCGATGTGGGCCACGATGTCCACGTACCCACCGACCTCAACAGTGCCGGTCGGATT
This genomic window contains:
- a CDS encoding phage terminase large subunit family protein, which produces TTYSNRRNLCTFRTTLAPEDVSDGDLMTADAIAAKTSGHARGEVPIGCTHLTMFIDVQAKALFWLVVAWEADFTGYVIDYGTEPVPEVSASHRQIVPASATRETQRSERNRV
- a CDS encoding type II secretion system protein; the protein is MNGMLKTRGFTLIEVLVVVAIIALLVAILLPALSHARNEARSALCASNMKQAVSGVILQMAETQMRREVWSTNFGWAVYSQKQLKGQTDVFTCPSDENPFPVPGVLDRLYSGGRYRGTTTGDGIFNRVLRDGSGWVTDIQDQVDEDEFGGDAYDDPNGDLLVKHNATKGQHFADATICKGKATWRHDVYTYKGELIAQDVGGGVHVTVPILWMSYGANASAGLKNVKGTPILVAEAGKPGIFPENLHSYPSDHLGWALRFRHGERTEKPAVAGANWTAGTLGGRPPQTGGNLPASWIDSHYTPRSRMNAGFLDGHVDRLGYWQVMDINRFTPTGRPAPKSPLWLGTRRSDSISF
- a CDS encoding PEP-CTERM sorting domain-containing protein; protein product: MTILKWLVVTVVIGVTGAGVAGAAIFIEDFESGYTDGDNIAAYAPDWYGDGATNSPTIQAGQGLAGSVGLSEAKNCFNWSAHPFTWTDPSVTGVIIGMDFQTPDIMDAAFPFKDDRIGWTIDPASSSTSSIFSVQLSQNGTGGFDIEGYFKDGSKTRTDTIISYTTPVQANAWYRFQVKYTKLTNTSARIDATVWELDASGAQGNMIVTGTIADSSASSGDWTHRPPEALFTAATMCPSFKNYNQGANAKADNAYFEIIPEPTTIGLMLGGVFLMMRPRRRR